Below is a genomic region from Miniphocaeibacter halophilus.
ACAAAAGTAACAAGATCAGCATTACAAAATGCTTCATCAGTTGCAGCTATGTTATTAACTACAGAAGCAGCTGTAGCAGATGTAACAGAAGAAGACCCAGTGGCAGCAGCTGGTGGTGGAATGCCAGGCGGAATGGGATATATGTAATAATAACTAGGGAAAGCACTTTGGTGCTTTTCCTAAGTTATAATTTTAAATATGAAATATAGTTGACATAAAAAAAATAATATACTATACTAATAAAGTATTATTAAGGGGCATAGTTCAGTGGTAGAACGTCGGTCTCCAAAACCGGATGTCAGGGGTTCAAATCCTCTTGTCCCTGCCATTATTATGTAGTTTAAATCCATCTAAGTCAATAAGATTTAGGTGGATTTCTACATTTTCAGGATAAACAACAATTTTATTTATAAATAATTGTAAAATCTTTTTCTTATCCTGTCTTGAGAAATCTTCAAATCTTTTGTGCTTCATTAAAAACTCTTTTATTTCATCATCGGAATATTTTGCATTTATTTTTATCTCTGCGGTACTAATTTGAGTTTTAAGAGCTTGTTCTTTCTTTTCCAACTCATTAATTCTATCAACCATTGTAGAACTATTTATTCCACTAGAAATAGCGTTGATTAAGTTTTCTATCTCAGCATTGGTTTTAAATAATTTTTTTTTAATTTATTTATATCTGTATTATTATTTTTATTAAGATATTTTTTCATGCTATTTAAAACTCTATCTATGTTATTTTCTGTAAATAAAGTCTCTGAAAATATATTAATTATATCTTCTTCTAACGATTCAGCTCTAATTGACCTTAAAGTGCACTTAGAACTCTTATTCTTTTTATCAGTACAAAATATAGTATCTAGTGATAACTTTCCCGTCTTTTCTATGATAATGCCTTTGTAGACCAGACATTTTGCTACCACATACTCCACAATACATTATTCCGCTTAATAAATATATATGGTCTGCTTTATTAGACCCTTTTATTTTATTAGCCATTCTAATTTATTGCACTCTTGTAAAATCCTCCTCATATATAATAGCAGGTATACCGCCCTTAATTCTAATTATATCTTTTTCATTATGTTTCACTCTTCTATTTTGTTTTCCATTTATTTTCCAAGGATGTTTGTTGAAAACATAAGTTCCTGTATATTTTTCGTTTCCTAAAATTTCATATATACTATTTTTGCCAAAACAGTTTCCTCTTTTAGTTAAATGTCCTCTTTTGTTTAGTTATTTTATTATGTCACCATAACCATTAAGATACATTCCAAATATTAGACGAACTGCTAATGATTCATATTCGTTTATTACATATTCATTATCTTCATTAATATCATAACCTAGCGGGGGAGTTCCTCCGTTAAACTTACATTTTAATGCATTTTCATTTTGACCTTTTTTAACTTCACGAGATAAGTTTTTAGAAAAATATTCACTCATTCCTTCAAGTACGGATTCTAATATTACAGACTCTGGAGAATTATCTATGTTCTCTAACACCGATAAAACAGACACACATTATCTTTTAATTTCTTTTTATAAATTGCACTATCATATCTCTTACCTTTACCGCTCATGATTTCGCTCCTTGTTTG
It encodes:
- a CDS encoding recombinase zinc beta ribbon domain-containing protein, with product MANKIKGSNKADHIYLLSGIMYCGVCGSKMSGLQRHYHRKDGKVITRYYILY